One region of Cucurbita pepo subsp. pepo cultivar mu-cu-16 chromosome LG03, ASM280686v2, whole genome shotgun sequence genomic DNA includes:
- the LOC111790409 gene encoding formate dehydrogenase, mitochondrial-like, translating into MAMKQAARAAIRAFSSSVTSQSSPLVRHLHASAGSKKIVGVFYKANEYAAMNPNFVGCVEGSLGIREWLESQGHKYIVTDDKEGLNCELEKHIPDLHVLITTPFHPAYVTAERIKKAKNLQLLLTAGIGSDHVDLNAAAAAGLTVAEVTGSNVVSVAEDELMRILILVRNFLPGHHQVINGQWNVAGIAHRAYDLEGKTIGTVGAGRIGKLLLQRLKPFNCNLLYHDRLKIDPELEKQIGSKFEEDMDAMLPKCDVLVINTPLTDKTRGLFNKERIAKCKKGVLIVNNARGAIMDTEAVVDACNSGHIGGYSGDVWNPQPAPKDHPWRYMPNQAMTPHISGTTIDAQLRYAAGVKDMLDRYFKGQNFPAQNYIVKEGELAPQYR; encoded by the exons ATGGCGATGAAGCAGGCAGCTAGAGCAGCGATTCGAgccttttcttcctctgtaACCTCTCAGTCGTCACCTCTCGTCAGGCACCTTCAT GCTTCTGCAGGGAGCAAGAAGATCGTTGGTGTGTTTTACAAGGCTAATGAGTATGCTGCTATGAACCCTAATTTCGTGGGATGTGTGGAGGGATCCTTGGGCATACGCGAATGGTTGGAATCTCAAGGGCATAAGTATATAGTCACTGATGATAAGGAAGGACTCAATTGTG AGCTTGAAAAGCACATTCCAGATCTCCATGTTCTCATAACAACTCCCTTCCATCCTGCCTACGTAACTGCTGAAAGGATCAAAAAAGCCAAAAACTTGCAGTTGCTTCTCACGGCTGGAATTGGGTCTGATCATGTTGACCTCAATGCTGCAGCTGCTGCTGGGCTAACAGTTGCCGAGGTTACCGGAAGCAATGTGGTTTCAGTTGCAGAGGATGAGCTAATGAGAATTCTCATTCTCGTCAGGAATTTCCTACCAGGACACCACCAGGTTATTAATGGTCAATGGAATGTTGCTGGGATAGCTCACAGAGCTTACGATCTTGAGGGGAAGACAATTGGGACCGTAGGCGCTGGACGAATTGGAAAACTTTTACTTCAAAGGCTGAAACCTTTCAATTGCAATCTCCTCTATCACGACCGACTCAAGATTGACCCTGAACTTGAGAAGCAGATTGGATCAAAGTTTGAGGAGGACATGGATGCAATGCTACCAAAATGCGATGTACTTGTCATCAACACTCCTCTAACTGACAAGACAAG GGGATTATTTAACAAAGAGAGAATTGCCAAATGCAAGAAAGGAGTACTTATTGTTAACAATGCTCGAGGAGCAATTATGGACACTGAAGCGGTCGTTGACGCTTGTAACAGTGGACACATTGGAG GTTACAGTGGTGATGTGTGGAACCCGCAACCAGCTCCAAAAGACCATCCATGGCGTTACATGCCAAACCAAGCCATGACACCTCATATTTCTGGCACCACCATAGATGCACAG TTGCGATACGCTGCCGGAGTGAAGGACATGCTTGATAGGTACTTCAAAGGACAGAACTTTCCTGCTCAAAACTACATCGTCAAGGAAGGAGAACTCGCCCCTCAGTACCGCTAA
- the LOC111790580 gene encoding protein farnesyltransferase subunit beta → MEAQVSKKLTLTQQCQRMVEYEVARIYDFFLRAPRSAQEFMLELQRESHIEYLTNGLNHLGPSFRVLDANRPWICYWILHSIALLGDSVDAELETRAIDFLNRCQDPDGGYGGGPGQLPHLATTYAAVNSLVTLGSHIALSSINRHKLYTFLLKMKQPSGGFRMHDQGEIDVRACYTAISVASILNILDDELVQNVGNYILSCQTFEGGIAGEPGSEAHGGYTFCGLATMILINEVHRLDLRSLVEWVVFRQAGLECGFQGRTNKLVDGCYSFWQGGVCSLLQRLSLDIDEQSVQPDAQEVGSSFDGLSTGAGTSQKVNFNDIGYEFIKKRPSSQPLFNSLALQQYILLCAQVPEGGLRDKPGKPKDYYHTCYCLSGLSLCQYSMSMEDSPPVPRAVTGPYSNLLEPIHPLYNVVFERSIEALDFFRGK, encoded by the exons ATGGAAGCTCAGGTGTCGAAGAAGCTTACGCTGACGCAGCAATGCCAAAGGATGGTGGAATATGAAGTTGCTCGGATTTACGATTTTTTCTTACGGGCTCCTCGCAGTGCTCAAGAGTTCAT GTTGGAGCTTCAGCGTGAAAGTCATATCGAATATCTTACCAATGGTCTCAATCATCTAGGACCCTCATTTCGAGTATTGGATGCCAA TCGTCCTTGGATTTGCTATTGGATCCTGCATTCTATTGCTCTACTTGGAGACTCTGTAGATGCTGAACTGGAGACTAGGGCCATCGACTTTCTTAATCGTTGTCAA GACCCAGATGGTGGATATGGAGGAGGACCTGGACAG TTACCTCACCTAGCAACAACTTATGCTGCAGTGAACTCACTTGTCACATTGGGGAGTCATATAGCTTTGTCGTCAATTAATAG ACATAAACTATACACGTTTTTGCTGAAGATGAAACAACCTAGCGGAGGCTTCAG gatgCATGACCAAGGAGAAATAGACGTTCGTGCTTGCTACACTGCAATTTCT GTTGCCAGTATATTGAACATCTTGGATGATGAACTAGTTCAAAATGTTGGAAACTACATTCTAAG TTGTCAAACTTTTGAAGGTGGTATTGCCGGAGAACCTGGATCTGAAGCTCATGGTGG GTACACTTTCTGTGGTCTGGCTACTATGATTCTGATCAATGAGGTTCACCGGTTGGACTTGCGGAGTTTAGTT GAGTGGGTGGTGTTTCGTCAAGCTGGTTTAGAGTGTGGATTTCAGGGGAGAACAAATAAGTTGGTGGATGGCTGCTATTCTTTCTGGCAG GGAGGTGTTTGCTCGCTATTACAACGATTAAGTTTGGACATTGATGAACAATCAGTTCAACCTGATGCTCAAGAAGTAGGCTCTTCCTTTGATGGCCTATCTACCG GTGCGGGTACTTCTCAAAAGGTTAACTTTAATGATATTGGTTATGAATTTATCAAGAAGCGTCCAAGTAGTCAACCTCTTTTCAACAGCTTAGCTTTGCAGCAATACATACTTCTGTGTGCACAG GTACCGGAGGGTGGACTAAGAGACAAACCTGGGAAGCCAAAAGACTACTACCACACGTGTTATTGCTTGAGTGGCCTCTCATTGTGTCAGTATAGCATGTCGATGGAAGATTCTCCACCAGTTCCCCGGGCAGTAACAGGCCCCTATTCCAACCTCCTGGAGCCTAT